Proteins encoded by one window of Melopsittacus undulatus isolate bMelUnd1 chromosome 21, bMelUnd1.mat.Z, whole genome shotgun sequence:
- the MCRS1 gene encoding microspherule protein 1: protein MASGATSRSEDEESLAGPKRGPAAASGAVPKRRSSSRFIKRKKFDDELVESSLAKPSRAKGGAEPGRCSGSEPSSSEKKKVSKAVPPPVAPSPVPAPGLAKRLKKGKQPVPVTKDLGRWKPADDLLLINAVLQTNDLSAVHLGVKFSCRFTLREVQERWYALLYDPIISKLACQAMRQLHPEAIAAIQSKVLFSKAEELLLSRVGSGSQPSLETFQDLLHKHPDVFYPSRTAKALQLHWQLMKQYYLLEDQTVQPLPKGDQVLNFSDAEDMVDDSKLKDVRDEVLEHELTVADRRQKREIRQLEQELHKWQVLVDSITGMSSPDFDSQTLAVLRGRMVRYLMRSREITLGRATKDNQIDVDLALEGPAWKISRKQGVIKLKNNGDFFIANEGRRPIYIDGRPVLGGSKWKLNNNSVVEIASLRFVFLINQDLIALIKAEAAKLAQQ, encoded by the exons ATGGCGTCGGGCGCCACGAGCCGCTCCGAGGACGAGGAGTCTCTGGCAGGGCCGAAGCGGGGCCCGGCCGCGGCCTCCGGCGCCGTCCCCAAGCGGCGGAGCTCGTCCCG GTTCATCAAGAGGAAGAAGTTCGACGATGAGCTGGTGGAGAGCAGCCTGGCCAAGCCCAGCCGAGCCAAGGGCGGCGCCGAGCCCGGGCGCTGCTCGGGCAGCGAGCCCTCCTCCAGTGAGAAGAAGAAG GTCTCCAAGGCGGTGCCGCCGCCCGTCGCCCCCAGCCCGGTGCCTGCTCCCGGCCTGGCCAAGCGGCTCAAGAAGGGCAAGCAACCGGTGCCGGTCACCAAGGACCTGGGCCGCTGGAAGCCTGCCGATGACCTGCTGCTCATCAACGcggtgctgcag ACCAACGACCTGAGCGCCGTGCACCTGGGGGTGAAGTTCAGCTGCCGCTTCACGCTGCGCGAGGTGCAGGAGCGCTGGTACGCGCTGCTCTACGACCCCATCATCTCCAA GCTAGCCTGCCAGGCCATGCGGCAGCTGCACCCCGAGGCCATCGCCGCCATCCAGAGCAAGGTCCTGTTTAGCaaagctgaggagctgctgctcagcagagtGGGATCG GGTAGCCAGCCCTCGCTGGAGACCTTCCAGGATCTGCTGCACAAGCACCCTGATGTGTTCTACCCTTCCCGCACCGCCAaggcactgcagctgcactggCAGCTCATGAAGCAGTATTACCTGCTGGAGGACCAGACTG TGCAGCCGTTGCCCAAAGGGGATCAAGTGCTTAACTTCTCGGATGCTGAGGACATGGTGGATGACAGTAAATTGAA AGACGTGCGGGATGAGGTGCTGGAGCACG AGCTGACTGTGGCCGACAGGCGGCAAAAGCGTGAGATCCgacagctggagcaggagctgcacaaGTGGCAAGTGCTGGTGGACAGCATCACAG GGATGAGCTCCCCGGACTTCGACAGCCAGACCCTGGCCGTGCTGCGGGGCCGCATGGTTCGGTACCTGATGCGCTCCCGGGAG ATCACCCTGGGCAGAGCTACCAAGGACAACCAGATTGACGTGGACCTGGCGCTGGAAGGGCCAGCCTGGAAGATCTCTCGCAAGcagg GTGTCATTAAGCTGAAAAACAACGGCGACTTCTTCATCGCCAATGAGGGCCGGCGCCCCATCTACATCGACGGGCGCCCTGTGTTGGGCGGCAGCAAGTGGAAGCTCAACAACAACTCCGTGGTGGAG ATAGCCAGCCTCCGCTTCGTCTTCCTTATCAACCAGGACCTCATCGCCCTCATCAAGGCAGAAGCGGCCAAGCTGGCCCAACAGTAA
- the ITGA7 gene encoding integrin alpha-7 isoform X2: protein MVGAARLWPLWLWLLPTAAFNLDTGSAVLKDGASGSFFGFAVALHRQLSPEPMGWLLVGAPQAPALPSQGANRTGGLFACPLTLEPSDCWRVPIDDGVDLEQESKENQWLGVSVSSQGAGGKIVTCAHRYEARHRVQQPLETRDVLGRCFVLGQDLQDEPEGGDWSFCRGRPQGHEQFGSCQQGLAAAFSPDRLYLLLGAPGTYNWKGLLFATGVGGSEPDQVVYRSAAPGETVPGAAADLPHNSYVGFSVASGAGLTRQRELSFVTGAPRANHTGAVVILRRDSAHRLVPEAVVPGQQLSSAFGHSVAVLDLNSDGWLDLVVGAPHFFERQKEIGGAAYVYINPAGRWDAATPLRLNGTRGSMFGIALSAAGDLNHDGFEDLAVGAPFDGAGKVYIYHGSSLGIVATPAQVLDGEAVGVTTFGYSLSGGLDVDGNLYPDLLVGSLSDTVVLYRARPVVHVSRNVTLDPPNIDLEQSNCRHEKGVCVDVGACFSYTASPGSFGPRLALQYVLDADGDRRRLGHAPRGAFLSRRSSDPEHQFSGTVELPRQQARVCITATFQLQDNIRDKLRPITMTLAYGIHGDGATRQRQDSARLRRGSVLPPLSPVLSPQQPNSHRTEVHFLKQGCGDDKICQSNLQLHFQFCARLGDAEFLPLPRGDDGAAILAISDQKDVALEIHVTNEPSEPAEPQRDGDDAHEALLRASFPPELPYSALRHDEGLPTEKPVLCLANQNGSQVECELGNPLRRGAEVRFFLILSTSGITLQTTDLEVELVLSTISEQPGLVPVLARARVVIELPLSVTGVAVPPRLFFGGTVRGESAMKHESQVGSAVRLEVTVSNRGQSVKTLGSAFLTLLWPHELPNGKWLLYPLHLELVVAPGQALPCSPTANPLRLALEPQEQPEQPMPGAWWVPAPAERRRNVTLDCAQGTARCQPFRCPLPSFERAAVLRARGRLWNGTFLEEFLAVTSVELIIRASVSVTSSIKNLVLRDASVQIPVSIYLDPGAAVAGGVPWWVILLAVLAGVLLLALLVAGLWKVGFFRRARAVPPALPQHHAVRIPWEQRPQFREEKTGTIQRKEWAALSDGGDGRVTPSSA, encoded by the exons ATGGTGGGCGCTGCCCGGCTCTGGCCGCtctggctgtggctgctgcccaCCGCAGCCTTCAACCTGGACACGGGCAGCGCCGTGCTCAAGGACGGTGCCAGCGGCAGCTTCTTCGGCTTCGCCGTGGCGCTGCACCGACAGCTGAGCCCCGAACCCATGGGTTG gctGCTGGTGGGGGCCCCACAGGCACCAGCATTGCCCAGCCAAGGTGCCAACCGCACTGGGGGGCTCTTTGCCTGCCCCCTGACTCTGGAGCCCTCCGACTGCTGGCGAGTGCCCATTGATGATGGAG TGGACCTGGAGCAGGAGAGCAAAGAGAACCAGTGGCTGGGGGTGAGCGTGTCGAGCCAGGGTGCCGGCGGCAAGATTGTG ACGTGCGCGCACCGGTACGAGGCACGGCACCGTGTGCAGCAGCCGCTGGAGACCCGGGACGTGCTCGGCCGCTGCTTCGTGCTGGGCCAGGACCTGCAGGATGAGCCCGAGGGTGGCGACTGGAGCTTCTGCCGGGGGCGGCCGCAGGGCCACGAGCAGTTCGGGTCCTGCCAGCAGGGCCTGGCCGCAGCCTTCAGCCCCGACCGCCTCTAcctgctgctgggagcaccCGGCACCTACAACTGGAAGG GGCTGCTCTTCGCGACCGGCGTCGGCGGCTCCGAGCCCGACCAAGTGGTCTACAGGAGCGCGGCGCCCGGCGAGACCGTGCCCGGCGCTGCCGCGGACCTGCCCCACAATAGCTACGTGG GGTTCTCGGTGGCGTCGGGCGCGGGGCTGACGCGGCAGCGGGAGCTGAGCTTCGTCACCGGCGCCCCCCGCGCCAACCACACCGGAGCCGTGGTCATCCTGCGCCGGGACAGCGCGCACCGGTTGGTGCCCGAGGCCGTGGTGCCgggccagcagctcagctccgCCTTCGGGCACAGCGTGGCCGTGCTGGACCTCAACAGCGACGG GTGGCTGGACCTGGTGGTGGGGGCCCCCCACTTCTTCGAACGCCAGAAGGAGATCGGGGGGGCCGCCTACGTCTACATCAACCCCGCGGGGCGCTGGGACGCCGCCACCCCCCTGCGCCTCAATGGCACCCGCGGTTCCATGTTCGGCATCGCCCTCAGCGCCGCCGGGGACCTCAACCACGACGGCTTTGAGG ACCTGGCCGTTGGAGCACCCTTCGATGGCGCCGGCAAAGTCTACATCTACCACGGCAGCAGCCTGGGCATCGTGGCCACACCGGCGCAG GTGCTGGATGGGGAGGCCGTGGGGGTAACGACGTTTGGGTACTCACTCTCGGGAGGGCTGGACGTGGATGGGAACCTCTACCCCGACCTGCTTGTGGGATCCCTCTCGGACACAGTGGTGCTGTACAG AGCCCGCCCCGTCGTCCATGTCTCCCGCAACGTGACCCTGGACCCCCCCAACATCGACCTGGAGCAGAGCAACTGCCGCCATGAGAAGGGAGTCTG CGTGGACGTCGGCGCCTGCTTCAGCTACACCGCCAGTCCCGGCAGCTTCGGCCCCCGCCTCG CGCTGCAGTACGTGCTGGACGCGGACGGGGACCGGCGGCGCCTGGGACACGCTCCCCGCGGTGCCTTCCTGAGCCGCCGCAGCTCGGACCCCGAGCATCAGTTCTCCGGTACCGTGGAGCTGCCGCGGCAGCAGGCGCGGGTCTGCATCACCGCCACCTTCCAGCTGCAG GACAACATCCGTGACAAGCTGCGCCCCATCACCATGACTCTGGCTTATGGCATCCATGGAGATGGGGCCACACGGCAGCGCCAGGATTCAGCAAGGCTCCGCCGGGGCTCGGTCCTGCCACCACTGTCACCTGTGCTAAGCCCACAGCAGCCCAACAGCCACCGCACTGAG GTTCACTTCCTgaagcagggctgtggggatgACAAGATCTGCCAGAGCAACCTCCAGCTCCACTTCCAGTTCTGTGCCCGCCTTGGGGATGCCGAGTTCCTGCCACTTCCGCG GGGGGATGATGGAGCTGCCATCCTCGCCATCAGCGACCAGAAGGACGTGGCCCTGGAGATCCACGTCACCAATGAGCCCTCGGAGCCGGCAGAGCCGCAGCGGGATGGGGACGATGCACATGAGGCGCTGCTCAGAGCTTCCTTCCCCCCCGAGCTGCCCTACTCTGCCCTGCGCCACGATGAGGGGCTCCCCACT GAGAAGCCGGTGCTTTGTCTCGCCAACCAGAACGGCTCCCAAGTGGAATGTGAGCTGGGGAACCCCCTGCGGCGTGGGGCTGAG GTCCGGttcttcctcatcctcagcACCTCAGGCATCACGCTCCAGACTACAGACCTGGAGGTGGAGCTGGTGCTGTCCAC CATCAGCGAGCAGCCGGGGCTGGTGCCGGTTTTGGCTCGTGCACGCGTGGTCATCGAACTGCCACTCTCAGTGACAGG CGTGGCGGTGCCACCGCGGCTCTTCTTTGGCGGCACAGTACGGGGGGAGAGCGCCATGAAGCACGAGAGCCAAGTGGGCAGCGCTGTGCGCTTGGAGGTGACG GTCTCCAACCGGGGCCAGTCGGTGAAGACGCTGGGCTCAGCCTTCCTGACGCTGCTCTGGCCCCACGAGCTCCCCAATGGGAAGTGGCTCCTGTACCCGCTGCACCTGGAGCTGGTGGTGGCCCCAGGGCAGGCgctgccctgcagccccactgcaAACCCCCTGCGCCTGGCGCTG GAGCCCCAGGAGCAGCCGGAGCAACCCATGCCGGGGGCCTGGTGGGTGCCGGCACCTGCTGAGAGAAGGAGGAATGTCACGTTG GACTGTGCCCAGGGCACCGCGCGCTGCCAGCCGTTCCGCTGCCCATTGCCCAGCTTTGAGCGCGCGGCCGTGCTGAGGGCCCGCGGTCGTCTCTGGAATGGCACCTTCCTGGAG gaGTTCCTGGCTGTCACCTCGGTGGAGCTCATCATCCGCGCAAGCGTCTCGGTGACCTCCTCCATCAAGAACCTGGTGCTGAGGGATGCGTCGGTGCAG ATCCCCGTCAGTATCTACCTGGACCCCGGCGCGGCGGTGGCAGGTGGTGTGCCCTGGTGGGTGATCCTGCTGGCGGTGCTGGCCGGGGTCCTCCTCCTGGCGCTGCTCGTGGCCGGGCTCTGGAAg GTCGGGTTCTTCCGGCGGGCGCGGGCGGTGCCGCCGGCGCTGCCGCAGCACCACGCGGTGAGGATCCCGTGGGAGCAGCGGCCGCAGTTCCGCGAGGAGAAGACGGGAACGATCCAGCGCAAGGAGTGGGCAGCGCTGAGCGACGGCGGCGACGGCCGCGTCACCCCCAGCTCCGCGTGA
- the ITGA7 gene encoding integrin alpha-7 isoform X1, which translates to MVGAARLWPLWLWLLPTAAFNLDTGSAVLKDGASGSFFGFAVALHRQLSPEPMGWLLVGAPQAPALPSQGANRTGGLFACPLTLEPSDCWRVPIDDGVDLEQESKENQWLGVSVSSQGAGGKIVTCAHRYEARHRVQQPLETRDVLGRCFVLGQDLQDEPEGGDWSFCRGRPQGHEQFGSCQQGLAAAFSPDRLYLLLGAPGTYNWKGTLRVELLPQSPPDPLHFDDGPYEAGGEKEQDPTLIPVPSNSYLGFSVASGAGLTRQRELSFVTGAPRANHTGAVVILRRDSAHRLVPEAVVPGQQLSSAFGHSVAVLDLNSDGWLDLVVGAPHFFERQKEIGGAAYVYINPAGRWDAATPLRLNGTRGSMFGIALSAAGDLNHDGFEDLAVGAPFDGAGKVYIYHGSSLGIVATPAQVLDGEAVGVTTFGYSLSGGLDVDGNLYPDLLVGSLSDTVVLYRARPVVHVSRNVTLDPPNIDLEQSNCRHEKGVCVDVGACFSYTASPGSFGPRLALQYVLDADGDRRRLGHAPRGAFLSRRSSDPEHQFSGTVELPRQQARVCITATFQLQDNIRDKLRPITMTLAYGIHGDGATRQRQDSARLRRGSVLPPLSPVLSPQQPNSHRTEVHFLKQGCGDDKICQSNLQLHFQFCARLGDAEFLPLPRGDDGAAILAISDQKDVALEIHVTNEPSEPAEPQRDGDDAHEALLRASFPPELPYSALRHDEGLPTEKPVLCLANQNGSQVECELGNPLRRGAEVRFFLILSTSGITLQTTDLEVELVLSTISEQPGLVPVLARARVVIELPLSVTGVAVPPRLFFGGTVRGESAMKHESQVGSAVRLEVTVSNRGQSVKTLGSAFLTLLWPHELPNGKWLLYPLHLELVVAPGQALPCSPTANPLRLALEPQEQPEQPMPGAWWVPAPAERRRNVTLDCAQGTARCQPFRCPLPSFERAAVLRARGRLWNGTFLEEFLAVTSVELIIRASVSVTSSIKNLVLRDASVQIPVSIYLDPGAAVAGGVPWWVILLAVLAGVLLLALLVAGLWKVGFFRRARAVPPALPQHHAVRIPWEQRPQFREEKTGTIQRKEWAALSDGGDGRVTPSSA; encoded by the exons ATGGTGGGCGCTGCCCGGCTCTGGCCGCtctggctgtggctgctgcccaCCGCAGCCTTCAACCTGGACACGGGCAGCGCCGTGCTCAAGGACGGTGCCAGCGGCAGCTTCTTCGGCTTCGCCGTGGCGCTGCACCGACAGCTGAGCCCCGAACCCATGGGTTG gctGCTGGTGGGGGCCCCACAGGCACCAGCATTGCCCAGCCAAGGTGCCAACCGCACTGGGGGGCTCTTTGCCTGCCCCCTGACTCTGGAGCCCTCCGACTGCTGGCGAGTGCCCATTGATGATGGAG TGGACCTGGAGCAGGAGAGCAAAGAGAACCAGTGGCTGGGGGTGAGCGTGTCGAGCCAGGGTGCCGGCGGCAAGATTGTG ACGTGCGCGCACCGGTACGAGGCACGGCACCGTGTGCAGCAGCCGCTGGAGACCCGGGACGTGCTCGGCCGCTGCTTCGTGCTGGGCCAGGACCTGCAGGATGAGCCCGAGGGTGGCGACTGGAGCTTCTGCCGGGGGCGGCCGCAGGGCCACGAGCAGTTCGGGTCCTGCCAGCAGGGCCTGGCCGCAGCCTTCAGCCCCGACCGCCTCTAcctgctgctgggagcaccCGGCACCTACAACTGGAAGG GGACCTTGCgtgtggagctgctgccccagagccccCCGGACCCGCTGCACTTCGACGACGGCCCCTACGAGGCAGGGGGCGAGAAGGAGCAGGACCCCACGCTCATCCCTGTGCCCTCCAACAGTTACCTGG GGTTCTCGGTGGCGTCGGGCGCGGGGCTGACGCGGCAGCGGGAGCTGAGCTTCGTCACCGGCGCCCCCCGCGCCAACCACACCGGAGCCGTGGTCATCCTGCGCCGGGACAGCGCGCACCGGTTGGTGCCCGAGGCCGTGGTGCCgggccagcagctcagctccgCCTTCGGGCACAGCGTGGCCGTGCTGGACCTCAACAGCGACGG GTGGCTGGACCTGGTGGTGGGGGCCCCCCACTTCTTCGAACGCCAGAAGGAGATCGGGGGGGCCGCCTACGTCTACATCAACCCCGCGGGGCGCTGGGACGCCGCCACCCCCCTGCGCCTCAATGGCACCCGCGGTTCCATGTTCGGCATCGCCCTCAGCGCCGCCGGGGACCTCAACCACGACGGCTTTGAGG ACCTGGCCGTTGGAGCACCCTTCGATGGCGCCGGCAAAGTCTACATCTACCACGGCAGCAGCCTGGGCATCGTGGCCACACCGGCGCAG GTGCTGGATGGGGAGGCCGTGGGGGTAACGACGTTTGGGTACTCACTCTCGGGAGGGCTGGACGTGGATGGGAACCTCTACCCCGACCTGCTTGTGGGATCCCTCTCGGACACAGTGGTGCTGTACAG AGCCCGCCCCGTCGTCCATGTCTCCCGCAACGTGACCCTGGACCCCCCCAACATCGACCTGGAGCAGAGCAACTGCCGCCATGAGAAGGGAGTCTG CGTGGACGTCGGCGCCTGCTTCAGCTACACCGCCAGTCCCGGCAGCTTCGGCCCCCGCCTCG CGCTGCAGTACGTGCTGGACGCGGACGGGGACCGGCGGCGCCTGGGACACGCTCCCCGCGGTGCCTTCCTGAGCCGCCGCAGCTCGGACCCCGAGCATCAGTTCTCCGGTACCGTGGAGCTGCCGCGGCAGCAGGCGCGGGTCTGCATCACCGCCACCTTCCAGCTGCAG GACAACATCCGTGACAAGCTGCGCCCCATCACCATGACTCTGGCTTATGGCATCCATGGAGATGGGGCCACACGGCAGCGCCAGGATTCAGCAAGGCTCCGCCGGGGCTCGGTCCTGCCACCACTGTCACCTGTGCTAAGCCCACAGCAGCCCAACAGCCACCGCACTGAG GTTCACTTCCTgaagcagggctgtggggatgACAAGATCTGCCAGAGCAACCTCCAGCTCCACTTCCAGTTCTGTGCCCGCCTTGGGGATGCCGAGTTCCTGCCACTTCCGCG GGGGGATGATGGAGCTGCCATCCTCGCCATCAGCGACCAGAAGGACGTGGCCCTGGAGATCCACGTCACCAATGAGCCCTCGGAGCCGGCAGAGCCGCAGCGGGATGGGGACGATGCACATGAGGCGCTGCTCAGAGCTTCCTTCCCCCCCGAGCTGCCCTACTCTGCCCTGCGCCACGATGAGGGGCTCCCCACT GAGAAGCCGGTGCTTTGTCTCGCCAACCAGAACGGCTCCCAAGTGGAATGTGAGCTGGGGAACCCCCTGCGGCGTGGGGCTGAG GTCCGGttcttcctcatcctcagcACCTCAGGCATCACGCTCCAGACTACAGACCTGGAGGTGGAGCTGGTGCTGTCCAC CATCAGCGAGCAGCCGGGGCTGGTGCCGGTTTTGGCTCGTGCACGCGTGGTCATCGAACTGCCACTCTCAGTGACAGG CGTGGCGGTGCCACCGCGGCTCTTCTTTGGCGGCACAGTACGGGGGGAGAGCGCCATGAAGCACGAGAGCCAAGTGGGCAGCGCTGTGCGCTTGGAGGTGACG GTCTCCAACCGGGGCCAGTCGGTGAAGACGCTGGGCTCAGCCTTCCTGACGCTGCTCTGGCCCCACGAGCTCCCCAATGGGAAGTGGCTCCTGTACCCGCTGCACCTGGAGCTGGTGGTGGCCCCAGGGCAGGCgctgccctgcagccccactgcaAACCCCCTGCGCCTGGCGCTG GAGCCCCAGGAGCAGCCGGAGCAACCCATGCCGGGGGCCTGGTGGGTGCCGGCACCTGCTGAGAGAAGGAGGAATGTCACGTTG GACTGTGCCCAGGGCACCGCGCGCTGCCAGCCGTTCCGCTGCCCATTGCCCAGCTTTGAGCGCGCGGCCGTGCTGAGGGCCCGCGGTCGTCTCTGGAATGGCACCTTCCTGGAG gaGTTCCTGGCTGTCACCTCGGTGGAGCTCATCATCCGCGCAAGCGTCTCGGTGACCTCCTCCATCAAGAACCTGGTGCTGAGGGATGCGTCGGTGCAG ATCCCCGTCAGTATCTACCTGGACCCCGGCGCGGCGGTGGCAGGTGGTGTGCCCTGGTGGGTGATCCTGCTGGCGGTGCTGGCCGGGGTCCTCCTCCTGGCGCTGCTCGTGGCCGGGCTCTGGAAg GTCGGGTTCTTCCGGCGGGCGCGGGCGGTGCCGCCGGCGCTGCCGCAGCACCACGCGGTGAGGATCCCGTGGGAGCAGCGGCCGCAGTTCCGCGAGGAGAAGACGGGAACGATCCAGCGCAAGGAGTGGGCAGCGCTGAGCGACGGCGGCGACGGCCGCGTCACCCCCAGCTCCGCGTGA
- the BLOC1S1 gene encoding biogenesis of lysosome-related organelles complex 1 subunit 1, with product MTRRPQSRAAAAMLSRLLKEHQSRQSERRELQERRRRDAIAAATRLTEALVDHLNVGVAQAYVNQRKLDHEVKTLQVQAAQFAKQTGQWITMVENFNQALKEIGDVENWARSIEMDMRTIATALEYVYKGQLQPPCS from the exons ATGACGCGACGGCCACAGTCACGTGCCGCCGCCGCCATGCTGTCCCGGCTGCTGAAGGAGCACCAGTCGCGGCAGAGTGAGCGGCGCGAGCTGCAGG AGCGGCGGCGCAGGGACGCGATCGCGGCTGCCACCCGGCTCACAGAGGCACTGGTGGATCACCTGAATGTGGG CGTGGCGCAGGCCTATGTGAACCAGCGCAAGCTGGACCACGAGGTGAAGACGCTGCAGGTGCAGGCAGCGCAGTTCGCCAAGCAGACGGGGCAATGGATCACCATGGTGGAGAACTTCAACCAGGCCCTCAAG GAGATCGGTGACGTGGAGAACTGGGCGCGCAGCATCGAGATGGACATGAGGACCATTGCCACCGCGCTGGAGTACGTCTACAaggggcagctccagccccccTGCTCCTGA
- the RDH5 gene encoding retinol dehydrogenase 5: protein MWLVVALAALCWALLWLLRDRQTLPSVQDKFVLVTGCDSGFGRLLAQRLARRGYRVLAACLTPAGAEALRRGCPGHLRTTLLDLTRPDSIRSAVEWVRREVGDRGLFGLVNNAGVANPIGPTEWMVLEDYRQVMAVNTFGAIEVTLLLLPLLKRARGRVVNTSSVLGRLAANGGGYCVSKYCIEAFSDSLRRDMYHFGVKVSIVEPGFFKTAVTDLESIEGSLRQLWERLAPETRLSYGEDYFWQYLKVQRFIMNLICDKDLAKVTWCMEHALSARYPRTRYSAGWDAKLLWLPASYLPACIVDLVLATILPKPAQRVR from the exons ATGTGGTTGGTGGTGGCACTGGCAGCGCTGTGCTGGGcgctgctgtggctgctgcgGGACCGGCAGACGCTGCCATCAGTGCAGGACAAGTTCGTGCTGGTGACCGGCTGCGACAGCGGCTTCGGGCGGCTGCTGGCACAGCGCCTGGCACGGCGCGGGTACCGCGTGCTCGCCGCCTGCCTCACCCCCGCCGGCGCCGAGGCTCTGCGCCGCGGCTGCCCCGGGCACCTCCGCACCACCCTGCTCGACCTCACCCGGCCCGACAGCATCCGCAGTGCCGTTGAGTGGGTGCGCAGAGAGGTGGGCGACAGAG GTCTCTTTGGGCTGGTGAACAACGCTGGAGTGGCAAACCCCATCGGCCCCACGGAGTGGATGGTGCTGGAGGACTATCGCCAGGTCATGGCCGTCAACACCTTCGGAGCCATTGAGGTGACGCTGCTCCTGCTGCCGCTGCTGAAGCGGGCACGGGGCCGTGTGGTCAACACCTCCAGTGTCCTGGGCCGTCTGGCAGCAAACGGCGGTGGCTACTGTGTGTCCAAGTACTGCATCGAAGCCTTCAGCGACAGCCTGCG GCGTGACATGTACCACTTCGGGGTCAAGGTGAGCATCGTGGAGCCCGGGTTCTTCAAGACAGCGGTGACCGACCTGGAGAGCATCGAGGGGTCCCTGCGGCAGCTCTGGGAGCGGCTGGCACCCGAGACGCGCCTCAGCTATGGGGAGGACTATTTCTGGCAGT ACCTCAAGGTGCAGCGCTTCATCATGAACCTCATCTGTGACAAGGACCTGGCCAAGGTGACGTGGTGCATGGAGCACGCGCTGAGCGCCCGCTACCCACGCACCCGCTACAGTGCGGGCTGGGATGCCAAGCTGCTCTGGCTCCCCGCCTCCTACCTCCCTGCCTGCATCGTGGACCTGGTCCTGGCCACCATCCTGCCCAAGCCTGCCCAGCGTGTGCGCTGA
- the CD63 gene encoding CD63 antigen, translating into MAVEGGMKCVKFLVFVFNFIFWVCGVALVAIGIYAQVALDKALVASTASAAGTPVAILVLGIIIFFISFFGCCGAWKESYCMVTTFAVLLSIIFLVEVAAAIAGYVFKDKVRSVLEDRLWDAMNKYGEDKVLTERVDELQRRFFCCGANNYTDWSSIERFRVNNTVPQSCCRVNSTSCNVRPSPATVYENGCLQSIEAWMKEKILIVAPVALGIAFFEILGIVFACCLMKGIRSGYEVM; encoded by the exons ATGGCGGTCGAGGGGGGGATGAAATGCGTGAAGTTCCTGGTGTTCGTGTTCAACTTCATCTTCTGG gTGTGCGGCGTCGCCCTCGTGGCCATCGGGATCTACGCACAGGTGGCGCTGGATAAGGCGCTGGTGGCGAGCACGGCCTCGGCCGCCGGCACCCCCGTGGCCATCCTGGTCCTTGGCATCATCATCTTCTTCATCTCCTTCTTTGGCTGCTGCGGAGCTTGGAAGGAGAGTTACTGCATGGTCACCACG TTTGCCGTCCTCCTCAGCATCATCTTCCTGGTGGAAGTCGCTGCTGCCATCGCTGGATATGTTTTCAAGGACAAG GTACGCTCGGTGCTGGAAGACAGGCTCTGGGATGCCATGAACAAGTATGGGGAGGACAAAGTCCTAACAGAGAGGGTGGATGAGCTCCAGAGGCGT TTCTTTTGCTGTGGAGCCAACAACTACACAGACTGGAGCAGCATCGAGCGGTTCCGGGTGAACAACACGGTGCCTCAGTCCTGCTGCCGCGTCAACAGCACATCCTGCAACGTGcgccccagccctgccaccgTCTATGAGAAC GGCTGCCTCCAGAGCATCGAAGCCTGGATGAAGGAGAAGATCCTCATCGTGGCCCCTGTGGCGCTGGGAATCGCCTTCTTTGAA ATCCTGGGTATCGTCTTCGCCTGCTGTCTCATGAAGGGCATCCGCAGTGGCTATGAGGTCATGTag